The Eleginops maclovinus isolate JMC-PN-2008 ecotype Puerto Natales chromosome 24, JC_Emac_rtc_rv5, whole genome shotgun sequence genome contains a region encoding:
- the ccnt2b gene encoding cyclin-T2b, which yields MAVHRGPSTKWLFSREQLDNTPSRRTGIEADRELSYRQQAANLIQDIGQRLNVSQLIINTAIVYMHRFYMIHSFSKFHRNVISQTTLFLAAKVEEQPRKLEHVIKIAHAYINPQEPALDTKSNAFQQQTQELVALETIVLQTLGFEITVDHPHTDVVRCSQLVRASKDLAQTSYFMATNSLHLTTFCLQYRPTVVACVCIHLACKWSNWEIPVSTDSKHWWEYVDRTVTLQLLDELTHEFLQILEKTPSKLKRIRNWRAIQAAKKPKSDGSSVDSVYQGTSLDGLPGVSNSFFPSTSSDSSDMPSLNNIAASYASYQPLSDDSKSCGYDTFAEPEFTLVKHEHKAAGGSSSKLQLSTNAATFSRPQKVLTLEKYREKHAAADVTSQNGVRDESNTDMYIPPHHHKKRSQQAGQSGEGRREKSSSKKARLPHSLAENGSATGEELKMRIKVSSERHGGSESGGKDKHKDHHRHSKHGHSHPYSVSGNGRGTIDSASLSIRAPDVGSSGSSRKRPHSDAGNHHHHHSSKSRSSKAGSAHFSSDGGQRMMEHHGHDGTNGMLTTNGQHTDYKDTFDMLDSLLSAQGMNL from the exons ATGGCGGTGCACCGGGGACCCTCCACCAAATGGCTCTTCTCCCGGGAGCAGCTGGACAACACGCCGTCCCGACGCACCGGAATCGAGGCCGACAGGGAGCTCTCTTACCGGCAGCAGGCGGCCAACTTAATCCAAGATATCGGCCAGAGACTCAACGT GTCTCAATTGATTATCAACACTGCTATAGTATATATGCACAGGTTTTATATGATTCACTCCTTCAGCAAATTCCATAGAAAT GTAATTTCTCAGACTACTCTGTTCCTGGCAGCCAAAGTCGAGGAGCAGCCCAGAAAGCTGGAGCATGTCATTAAAATAGCCCATGCCTACATTAACCCACAAGAGCCTGCCCTAGACACTAAGAGCAAC gcatTCCAGCAACAGACACAAGAGCTTGTAGCACTGGAAACAATAGTGCTGCAAACGCTGG GTTTTGAAATAACAGTTGATCATCCACACACTGATGTTGTGAGGTGTTCCCAGCTAGTGCGAG CAAGCAAGGATTTGGCACAGACTTCCTATTTCATGGCTACCAACAG TTTGCACCTCACCACCTTCTGCCTGCAGTACAGACCCACGGTGGTCGCCTGTGTCTGCATCCACCTGGCCTGCAAGTGGTCCAACTGGGAGATCCCCGTGTCCACAGACAGCAAGCACTGGTGGGAGTACGTGGATCGCACCGTCACGCTACAGCTGCTGGACG AGCTCACACATGAGTTCCTTCAGATACTTGAAAAGACGCCCAGCAAACTGAAGAGAATACGAAACTGGAGG GCTATTCAAGCAGCTAAGAAGCCAAAGTCGGACGGCTCTTCTGTGGACAGTGTCTACCAGGGGACGTCCTTAGATGGCCTTCCTGGGGTCAGCAACTCCTTcttcccctccacctcctcggACTCCTCAGACATGCCCTCCCTCAACAACATCGCAGCCTCCTACGCCTCCTACCAGCCGCTGAGCGACGACTCAAAGAGCTGCGGATACGACACCTTCGCTGAGCCGGAGTTCACGCTAGTGAAACACGAACACAAAGCTGCCGGCGGCTCCAGCAGCAAGCTGCAGCTCAGTACAAACGCTGCCACTTTTTCACGGCCGCAGAAAGTGTTGACTCTGGAAAAGTACCGGGAGAAACACGCGGCGGCGGACGTGACCTCGCAGAACGGGGTACGGGACGAGTCGAACACAGACATGTACATACCTCCGCACCACCACAAGAAACGCTCCCAGCAGGCGGGACAGTCGGGCGAGGGCCGGAGAGAGAAGAGCAGCTCTAAAAAGGCCCGGCTGCCTCACTCTTTAGCGGAGAACGGCTCGGCCACGGGCGAGGAGCTCAAGATGAGGATCAAAGTTTCATCAGAGCGTCACGGCGGCTCGGAGTCAGGCGGTAAAGACAAGCACAAAGACCACCACCGCCACTCCAAACACGGCCACTCGCACCCTTACTCTGTCAGCGGGAACGGCCGGGGCACAATAGACAGCGCCTCCTTATCTATACGAGCTCCCGACGTGGGCTCCTCCGGCTCCTCCCGTAAGAGGCCTCACTCTGACGCGGggaaccaccaccaccaccactcgTCCAAGAGCCGCAGCTCCAAAGCGGGCTCGGCCCACTTCTCGTCGGACGGAGGCCAGAGGATGATGGAGCACCACGGCCACGACGGCACCAACGGCATGCTGACCACCAACGGCCAACACACCGACTACAAAGACACTTTCGACATGCTGGACTCTTTACTAAGTGCCCAAGGAATGAACTTGTAA
- the LOC134860690 gene encoding transmembrane protein 163a-like — translation MTDSTPAESTAVSDPVVVEENGQCEKEESPEQQQPQTDTESRGEGLKMDQEMKITDSADDGGLLESSMRLKPHEAQSYRKKALVVSWVSIVITLILAVVSFTVSIMRHSASAFGFAFDASLDVLSSAIVLWRYSNPSAVHSAHREYLACIILGVVFILSSLCILGKAIHALATKVLPQVDNFLFAVSIVSGLLCIILAVIKFMLGKKLVSRALITDGFNSLVGGVMGFSILISAEVFKQEPQVWYLDGTIGVLIGLIILAYGVKLLVDMVPRVRQTRNYERFE, via the exons ATGACGGACTCCACACCGGCTGAATCCACCGCCGTCTCGGACCCGGTTGTTGTGGAGGAGAACGGGCAGTGCGAGAAGGAGGAATCCccggagcagcagcagccgcagaCAGACACTGAAAGTCGGGGAGAGGGTCTCAAGATGGACCAGGAGATGAAGATAACAGACAGCGCGGACGACGGAG gtCTTCTGGAGAGCAGCATGCGTCTGAAGCCTCATGAAGCTCAGAGTTATCGTAAGAAGGCTCTGGTGGTGTCCTGGGTGTCCATCGTGATCACACTCATCCTGGCCGTGGTCTCTTTCA CTGTTTCCATCATGCGCCACAGTGCTTCTGCTTTTGGATTTGCT TTTGACGCCTCTCTGGATGTGCTGTCCTCGGCTATAGTACTGTGGCGGTACAGCAACCCCTCAGCGGTCCACTCTGCACACCGCGAATACTT AGCGTGCATTATCCTGGGTGTGGTTTTCATCCTGTCCtccctgtgcattctgggtaaaGCCATCCACGCCCTGGCCACCAAGGTGCTACCTCAAGTG GACAACTTCCTGTTTGCCGTCTCCATCGTCAGCGGCTTGCTGTGCATCATCCTGGCTGTCATCAAGTTTATGCTCGGCAAAAAGCTCGTGAGCCGGGCCCTCATTACTGATG gATTCAACTCTTTGGTCGGGGGGGTGATGGGGTTCTCCATCCTCATCAGCGCCGAAGTGTTCAAGCAGGAGCCGCAGGTGTGGTACCTGGACGGGACAATAGGCGTCCTCATCGGACTCATCATCCTCGCCTACGGAGTCAA GCTGCTGGTCGACATGGTTCCCCGGGTCCGACAAACCAGGAACTACGAGCGCTTTGAGTGA